The following proteins come from a genomic window of Halomarina ordinaria:
- a CDS encoding HVO_2523 family zinc finger protein, producing MSDSAGDRRGGRPCPVCETPLYRRHCKYVCPHHGVVYDCSDPF from the coding sequence ATGTCCGATTCCGCGGGCGACCGCCGCGGCGGCCGACCCTGTCCCGTCTGTGAGACGCCGCTGTACCGACGGCACTGCAAGTACGTCTGTCCGCACCACGGCGTCGTCTACGACTGCTCCGACCCCTTCTAG
- the mptA gene encoding GTP cyclohydrolase MptA produces MSNQLPDVQASSPEVTVGLNRVGVTGVEKLVKVDRDGRRPIVLMAEFEVFVDLPSWRKGADMSRNMEVIDETLEDAVSGTTSRVEDVCGDAAERLLDKHDYTTEAEVRMEATYVVRDRTPESDRPTQSTADIIASATATDEGTREAIGAHVVGMTVCPCSQGMSAVRARETLATLGVEDDTIEEFLERVPQPGHSQRGHATVTVESEGSPDVDLHDVIEIARDSMSARIYNLAKRPDEDHMTYESHADAKFVEDCVRAMAEGVVEHFPHLPDDAVVTMEQSNDESIHQHNAHAERVAEMGTLRAELNGDRDRL; encoded by the coding sequence ATGAGCAATCAGCTGCCGGACGTGCAGGCGTCGAGTCCGGAAGTGACGGTCGGTCTGAACCGCGTCGGGGTCACCGGCGTCGAGAAACTCGTGAAGGTCGACCGCGACGGCCGCCGCCCGATCGTGCTGATGGCCGAGTTCGAGGTGTTCGTCGACCTGCCGTCGTGGCGCAAGGGGGCGGACATGAGCCGCAACATGGAGGTCATCGACGAGACGCTCGAGGACGCGGTCAGCGGGACCACCTCGCGCGTCGAGGACGTCTGTGGCGACGCCGCCGAGCGACTCCTCGACAAACACGACTACACGACGGAGGCCGAGGTGCGGATGGAGGCGACCTACGTCGTCCGCGACCGGACCCCCGAGTCCGACCGCCCGACCCAGTCGACCGCCGACATCATCGCCAGCGCGACGGCCACCGACGAGGGCACCCGCGAGGCCATCGGCGCCCACGTCGTCGGGATGACGGTCTGTCCCTGTTCACAGGGGATGTCCGCCGTCCGCGCCCGCGAGACGCTCGCCACCCTCGGCGTCGAGGACGACACCATCGAGGAGTTCCTCGAACGCGTCCCCCAGCCGGGACACTCCCAGCGCGGTCACGCCACCGTCACCGTCGAGAGCGAGGGGTCGCCCGACGTCGACCTCCACGACGTCATCGAGATCGCCCGCGACTCGATGAGCGCACGCATCTACAACCTCGCGAAGCGCCCCGACGAGGACCACATGACCTACGAGTCCCACGCCGACGCGAAGTTCGTCGAGGACTGCGTCCGGGCGATGGCCGAGGGGGTCGTCGAGCACTTCCCGCACCTCCCCGACGACGCCGTCGTCACGATGGAGCAGTCGAACGACGAGTCCATCCACCAGCACAACGCCCACGCCGAGCGCGTCGCCGAGATGGGGACGCTCCGTGCGGAACTGAACGGGGACCGCGACCGGTTATAA
- a CDS encoding aldo/keto reductase, protein MSLSTVPLGRTGTTVSGLSFGTWRFGRETDTGELEVDRDQAHRLLSAYAEAGGNFIDTADMYGDGLSEEWIGDWLEGRDREDFVVASKVYWPTREDDPNGRGIGRKHLRRQVDRILDRLGTDYLDVLYCHRFDDQTPPEEFMRTLDGFVDDGRVNYLGASTFEPNAWEVARANEIADRRGYEPFTLAQPRYNLVNREIEGNYVEMCEAYDLGLCPWSPLAGGFLTGKYEREGSMPEGTRGAESDRFADRYLSEANFDALDVVRDVAEEVGATPAQVSVAWLMHHPQVTAPIVGARTVDQLEENLAADEVSLTDEQFERLAEAKEYSPMG, encoded by the coding sequence ATGTCCCTGAGCACCGTTCCGCTCGGACGAACCGGAACGACGGTGAGCGGCCTCTCCTTCGGCACGTGGCGCTTCGGTCGCGAGACCGACACGGGCGAACTCGAGGTCGACCGCGACCAGGCCCACCGACTCCTCTCGGCCTACGCCGAGGCGGGCGGCAACTTCATCGACACCGCCGACATGTACGGCGACGGCCTGAGCGAGGAGTGGATCGGCGACTGGCTGGAGGGCCGCGACCGGGAGGACTTCGTCGTCGCCTCGAAGGTGTACTGGCCGACCCGCGAGGACGACCCCAACGGCCGCGGCATCGGGCGCAAGCACCTCCGCCGGCAGGTCGACCGCATCCTCGACCGCCTCGGGACGGACTACCTCGACGTGCTCTACTGTCACCGCTTCGACGACCAGACCCCGCCCGAGGAGTTCATGCGGACGCTCGACGGCTTCGTCGACGACGGCCGGGTGAACTACCTCGGTGCGTCCACCTTCGAGCCGAACGCGTGGGAGGTCGCCCGCGCGAACGAAATCGCCGACAGGCGCGGCTACGAGCCCTTCACGCTCGCCCAGCCGCGCTACAACCTCGTCAACCGCGAGATAGAGGGCAACTACGTCGAGATGTGCGAGGCCTACGACCTCGGTCTCTGCCCGTGGTCGCCGCTGGCCGGCGGCTTCCTCACCGGGAAGTACGAGCGCGAGGGGTCGATGCCCGAGGGCACCCGCGGCGCCGAGAGCGACCGGTTCGCGGACCGGTACCTCTCGGAGGCGAACTTCGACGCCCTCGACGTGGTCCGGGACGTCGCCGAAGAGGTGGGCGCCACGCCCGCACAGGTGTCCGTCGCGTGGCTCATGCACCACCCGCAGGTCACCGCCCCCATCGTCGGCGCGCGCACGGTCGACCAACTGGAGGAGAACCTCGCCGCCGACGAGGTGTCGCTCACCGACGAGCAGTTCGAGCGCCTCGCGGAGGCCAAGGAGTACTCGCCGATGGGCTGA
- a CDS encoding DUF5830 family protein → MLPASVPLSVTDETVELGVQLLERLEHEELSLAEAVDRLETVTTVPTTTRTILDEAEKRGVIRREDGLIRPTAGRFLRFESEVVTKEGEFTCKRCGASLSTGYFMRLEAGDHGPFGSSCIRKVTGRE, encoded by the coding sequence ATTCTCCCGGCCTCTGTACCCCTCTCCGTGACCGACGAGACGGTCGAACTCGGCGTGCAACTGCTCGAACGCCTCGAACACGAGGAGCTCTCGCTGGCGGAGGCCGTCGACCGACTCGAGACCGTCACCACCGTGCCGACGACCACCCGGACCATCCTCGACGAGGCCGAGAAACGCGGCGTCATCCGCCGCGAGGACGGCCTCATCAGACCCACCGCTGGGCGCTTCCTCCGGTTCGAGAGCGAGGTGGTGACGAAGGAGGGAGAGTTCACCTGCAAGCGCTGTGGCGCCAGCCTCTCGACGGGCTACTTCATGCGTCTGGAGGCCGGCGACCACGGCCCGTTCGGCTCCTCGTGTATCCGGAAGGTGACCGGCCGGGAGTGA
- a CDS encoding TrmB family transcriptional regulator yields MASLRDLGLSEYEARAYRALLTTGPTTAKELSQVSDVPMGRVYDVLNSIEQYNLARSQSASRPKKYIAVEPETALNRLLADKKRELDEKEAQYEEIVSDLVGDLDTAEQVDERFWTAAVGPDETADLFVERIAAADERVEMVASTFSQQFDLDDFGERVAFELERALERDVDVSLLMRPDLVDALPESVGRRYRESLSPHDCFDCRTSDDVSGSFTIVDDHEVCIEVPHPLRDADTLAMIDLKDREFAGDVREEFEPRWREAEPLSF; encoded by the coding sequence ATGGCAAGCCTTCGCGACCTCGGACTGTCGGAGTACGAGGCGCGCGCCTACCGGGCGCTCCTCACGACCGGTCCGACGACGGCCAAGGAGCTGTCGCAGGTCAGCGACGTCCCGATGGGACGGGTGTACGACGTGCTCAACAGCATCGAGCAGTACAACCTGGCGCGCTCACAGAGCGCCTCGCGACCGAAGAAGTACATCGCGGTCGAACCCGAGACGGCACTCAACCGACTGCTCGCGGACAAGAAACGCGAACTGGACGAGAAGGAGGCCCAGTACGAGGAGATCGTCTCCGACCTCGTCGGCGACCTGGACACGGCCGAGCAGGTCGACGAGCGCTTCTGGACGGCCGCCGTCGGGCCCGACGAGACCGCCGACCTCTTCGTCGAGCGCATCGCCGCCGCCGACGAGCGCGTCGAGATGGTCGCCTCGACGTTCTCCCAGCAGTTCGACCTCGACGACTTCGGCGAGCGCGTCGCCTTCGAACTCGAACGGGCGCTCGAACGCGACGTCGACGTCTCGCTGCTGATGCGCCCCGACCTGGTCGACGCGCTCCCCGAGTCGGTGGGCCGGCGCTACCGCGAGTCGCTCTCCCCGCACGACTGCTTCGACTGCCGGACGAGCGACGACGTCAGCGGGAGTTTCACCATCGTCGACGACCACGAGGTGTGCATCGAGGTTCCCCACCCCCTGCGCGACGCCGACACGCTCGCCATGATCGACCTCAAGGACCGCGAGTTCGCCGGGGACGTCCGCGAGGAGTTCGAACCGCGCTGGCGCGAGGCGGAACCCCTCTCCTTCTAA
- a CDS encoding TVP38/TMEM64 family protein, whose translation MRMDRATRRQFAGVLLVGGVALLASALVPPERALVALDALVDDPRSFALALAVLYLCRPLVAWPISVVSALVGFVYGTAGLPVALVGAVLTTVPPYALARWWRPTTGPFARAGERSADLFAATGDTRGVLAARLAPVPTDVVSAAAGLARVDPRSFLLGTAVGEIPWVVASVLAGQSMEALTTEGVHAGWPLVVAGVAVAGALLAGPMYQRVSDRAGVVD comes from the coding sequence ATGCGCATGGACCGCGCGACGCGCCGACAGTTCGCCGGGGTCCTCCTCGTCGGCGGGGTCGCCCTCCTCGCGTCCGCGCTGGTACCGCCGGAGCGCGCACTGGTCGCCCTCGACGCCCTCGTCGACGACCCGCGGAGCTTCGCGCTCGCACTCGCGGTGCTGTACCTCTGTCGCCCGCTGGTCGCCTGGCCCATCAGCGTCGTCTCCGCGCTGGTCGGCTTCGTCTACGGGACCGCCGGCCTCCCCGTCGCGCTGGTCGGGGCGGTGCTCACGACGGTGCCGCCGTACGCGCTGGCCCGCTGGTGGCGCCCGACGACCGGGCCGTTCGCGCGGGCCGGCGAGCGCAGTGCCGACCTCTTCGCCGCGACGGGCGACACCCGGGGCGTCCTCGCCGCCCGACTCGCGCCCGTCCCGACCGACGTGGTGTCGGCGGCGGCGGGGCTCGCGCGCGTCGACCCTCGGTCGTTCCTCCTCGGGACGGCCGTCGGCGAGATACCGTGGGTGGTCGCGAGCGTCCTCGCCGGGCAGTCGATGGAGGCGCTCACCACGGAGGGCGTCCACGCCGGGTGGCCGCTCGTCGTCGCCGGCGTCGCCGTGGCGGGCGCACTCCTCGCCGGGCCGATGTACCAGCGCGTGAGCGACCGCGCTGGCGTCGTCGACTGA
- a CDS encoding SDR family NAD(P)-dependent oxidoreductase: MVERTSLEGAVSVVTGGGGDIGGGIAAELAAAGSDVVIADVDVLDTEYNQRSSEEIGGASRAQGAVERVEDHGRRAHVVECDVTKADQVEAMVDDVVAEFGRIDVLANNAGIITVAPVEEMAEAEWDAVMDVNVKGMFLVARAAIPHLRDAEGTIVNTASIAGSIGAAGLAHYCASKHAVLGLTKSLSLELAPEVTVNAVCPGIVETPMWEDVLTPELGESYADTIDRVIPMGRDQTPEDMGRLAVFFAENRNVTGQSVVVDGGILQNVI; this comes from the coding sequence ATGGTCGAGAGAACCAGTCTAGAGGGGGCCGTATCGGTAGTGACGGGCGGCGGTGGGGACATCGGCGGGGGTATCGCCGCGGAGCTGGCGGCCGCCGGGAGCGACGTCGTCATCGCGGACGTGGACGTCCTCGACACTGAGTACAACCAGCGGTCGTCGGAGGAGATAGGGGGCGCCTCGCGGGCGCAGGGCGCCGTCGAGCGCGTCGAGGACCACGGCCGGCGCGCTCACGTCGTCGAGTGCGACGTGACGAAGGCCGACCAGGTCGAGGCGATGGTCGACGACGTCGTCGCGGAGTTCGGTCGCATCGACGTCCTCGCGAACAACGCGGGTATCATCACCGTCGCGCCGGTCGAGGAGATGGCCGAGGCGGAGTGGGACGCCGTGATGGACGTGAACGTGAAGGGGATGTTCCTCGTCGCGCGCGCCGCGATTCCGCACCTGCGAGACGCCGAGGGGACCATCGTCAACACCGCCTCCATCGCCGGGAGCATCGGTGCCGCCGGCCTCGCACACTACTGCGCCTCGAAGCACGCCGTGCTCGGGCTGACGAAGTCGCTGTCCCTGGAACTCGCGCCGGAGGTGACGGTCAACGCCGTCTGCCCGGGTATCGTCGAGACGCCGATGTGGGAGGACGTGTTGACGCCCGAACTCGGCGAGTCGTACGCGGACACCATCGACCGGGTCATCCCGATGGGGCGCGACCAGACCCCCGAGGACATGGGTCGACTCGCGGTCTTCTTCGCGGAGAACCGGAACGTCACCGGACAGTCGGTCGTCGTCGACGGCGGCATCCTCCAGAACGTCATCTGA
- a CDS encoding NAD(+)/NADH kinase, which produces MRVGIVAQKDNPRAAALAGDIREALSVEVVPDAATAAALDVDGLPVDEMDACDLVVSIGGDGTFLFAARGAGDTPLMGVNLGEVGFLNATAPDDAVGTVARVVERHQAGDAAVLTMPRVQATGEGWTLPPSLNEVVVMGTQRGHGNGVETEVRVDGARYSGGQADGVLVSTPTGSTAYNLSEGGPLVHPSTDALVVTEMCARGGMPPLVLRTDRTVRVRVDGADEAVVVGDGRLTREIEPPAEVTVRRSETPLRIAGPDLDFFAALGKLD; this is translated from the coding sequence ATGAGAGTCGGCATCGTCGCACAGAAGGACAACCCTCGCGCCGCCGCCCTCGCGGGCGACATCCGCGAGGCGCTCTCGGTCGAGGTGGTCCCGGACGCGGCGACGGCCGCCGCCCTCGACGTGGACGGCCTCCCGGTCGACGAGATGGACGCCTGCGACCTCGTGGTGAGCATCGGCGGCGACGGGACGTTCCTCTTCGCCGCACGCGGCGCGGGCGACACTCCCCTCATGGGCGTCAACCTCGGCGAGGTCGGCTTCCTCAACGCCACCGCCCCCGACGACGCCGTCGGGACGGTCGCCCGGGTCGTCGAGCGCCACCAGGCCGGCGACGCGGCCGTGCTGACGATGCCGCGCGTGCAGGCGACCGGCGAGGGGTGGACGCTCCCCCCCTCGCTCAACGAGGTGGTCGTCATGGGCACCCAGCGCGGTCACGGCAACGGTGTCGAGACCGAGGTCCGGGTCGACGGCGCGCGCTACTCGGGCGGGCAGGCCGACGGCGTCCTCGTCTCGACGCCCACCGGCAGCACCGCCTACAACCTGAGCGAGGGCGGCCCGCTCGTCCACCCCTCGACGGACGCCCTCGTCGTCACCGAGATGTGCGCCCGCGGGGGGATGCCCCCGCTCGTCCTCCGGACCGACCGGACCGTGCGGGTGCGCGTCGACGGGGCCGACGAGGCGGTGGTCGTCGGCGACGGCCGCCTCACCCGCGAGATCGAACCGCCCGCCGAGGTGACGGTTCGCCGCTCCGAGACGCCGCTTCGCATCGCCGGCCCGGACCTCGACTTCTTCGCGGCGCTCGGGAAACTCGACTGA
- a CDS encoding enoyl-CoA hydratase/isomerase family protein translates to MPEVGTGLARVERDGHRADVVLNRPAKRNAMNGALVDDLTEAFARVADDESVRAVALLGEGPVFSAGMDLEMMRDADRAEHAALCRRLHALFDAIETLPQPVVVGIKRAAVAGAFELTLPADLRVLGREAAYGVVEVELGVFPHGGTTQRLPRLVGLAKAKELVYTASYVDPEEARRLGLVTAVCDDDEVDERTRALADDLTEKSPLGLQAAKRALGRSLDVPLDAGLAYERALADPLYATRDREEGFSARLDGREPSFEGR, encoded by the coding sequence ATGCCAGAGGTAGGCACGGGACTGGCGCGGGTCGAGCGGGACGGCCACCGCGCCGACGTGGTGTTGAACCGACCGGCGAAGCGCAACGCGATGAACGGTGCGCTCGTCGACGACCTGACCGAGGCGTTCGCCCGCGTCGCCGACGACGAGTCGGTGCGGGCGGTGGCGCTCCTCGGCGAGGGGCCGGTGTTCTCCGCGGGGATGGACCTCGAGATGATGCGCGACGCCGACCGCGCCGAGCACGCCGCCCTCTGCCGGCGGTTGCACGCGCTGTTCGACGCCATCGAGACCCTTCCCCAACCGGTCGTCGTGGGCATCAAGCGCGCCGCCGTCGCCGGCGCGTTCGAGTTGACGCTCCCCGCGGACCTCCGCGTGCTCGGCCGGGAGGCGGCCTACGGCGTCGTCGAGGTCGAACTCGGTGTCTTCCCCCACGGCGGGACGACGCAGCGCCTCCCCCGACTGGTCGGTCTGGCGAAGGCGAAGGAACTCGTGTACACGGCCTCGTACGTCGACCCCGAGGAGGCGCGTCGGCTGGGACTCGTCACGGCCGTCTGTGACGACGACGAGGTGGACGAGCGCACCCGCGCACTCGCGGACGACCTGACCGAGAAGTCACCGCTCGGCCTGCAGGCGGCCAAGCGCGCGCTCGGCCGCTCGCTCGACGTCCCCCTCGACGCCGGACTCGCCTACGAGCGCGCGCTGGCCGACCCGCTCTACGCCACGCGCGACCGCGAAGAGGGATTCTCGGCGCGCCTCGACGGACGCGAACCGTCGTTCGAGGGACGGTGA
- a CDS encoding molybdopterin-dependent oxidoreductase: MPDTRARLRAAGPSLGLALAAGIAGVAGSYLLAGFTPGFVVAPVEATLSRAMPDVVVRYAILLLGSLGQQLNLLTALVLTTLLFALAAGLSRGIGRQVGVPFVGAALAASVVWGMTVTLTGAPVLALGAALPVGLAVAVPDLTALAASDPGRRVDAGRRSALGVLGAALGFGLLSYVVGGRGDSGGGALESSEERRATTEDLLAEAEEKSLPVEGLEPLVSENFYTVDISSVDPDVNAEDWSLTITGAIAEDVALSYDDLTGMDSESKFVSLRCVGESLNGKKMDNALWEVVPIADVLERAGLDLDQCCVRLRAADDYYQVFPVEALKRGYLVYGMNGEALPRAHGYPVRTLIPGHWGEINVKWLTEMEILEQDAEGYWEKRGWHGTGPVTTVAKFHVVNRLDDGRVQVAGHAYAGTRGISRVEVSTDGGESWADATLSEELPGEDVWRQWAYEYDAPGEEHDVVVRAYEGDGTRQPRERREAFPRGATGWVTRTVSPE, encoded by the coding sequence ATGCCAGACACTCGCGCACGTCTCCGAGCGGCCGGCCCGTCGCTCGGACTCGCGCTCGCGGCCGGTATCGCGGGCGTCGCGGGGTCGTACCTCCTCGCCGGCTTCACCCCCGGGTTCGTCGTCGCACCCGTCGAGGCGACCCTCTCGCGGGCGATGCCGGACGTCGTCGTCAGGTACGCCATCCTCCTGCTGGGGAGCCTCGGCCAGCAACTCAACCTGCTGACCGCGCTGGTGCTGACGACGCTCCTGTTCGCCCTCGCGGCCGGCCTCTCGCGCGGTATCGGCAGGCAGGTCGGCGTCCCGTTCGTCGGCGCGGCACTCGCGGCGAGCGTCGTCTGGGGGATGACCGTCACGCTCACGGGCGCGCCCGTCCTCGCGCTCGGTGCCGCCCTCCCCGTGGGTCTCGCCGTCGCCGTCCCGGACCTCACGGCGCTCGCGGCGAGCGACCCCGGCCGCCGCGTCGACGCCGGCCGACGGAGCGCCCTGGGCGTCCTCGGTGCCGCCCTCGGCTTTGGCCTGCTGTCGTACGTCGTCGGCGGACGCGGTGACAGTGGCGGAGGCGCCCTCGAATCGTCGGAGGAACGGCGCGCGACCACCGAGGACCTCCTCGCGGAGGCCGAGGAGAAGTCACTCCCCGTCGAGGGGCTCGAACCGCTCGTCAGCGAGAACTTCTACACGGTCGATATCAGCAGCGTCGACCCGGATGTGAACGCGGAGGACTGGTCGCTCACCATCACCGGCGCCATAGCGGAGGACGTCGCCCTGAGCTACGACGACCTCACCGGGATGGACTCCGAATCGAAGTTCGTCTCGCTTCGCTGCGTCGGCGAGTCGCTCAACGGCAAGAAGATGGACAACGCGCTCTGGGAGGTGGTCCCCATCGCCGACGTCCTGGAGCGCGCCGGCCTCGACCTCGACCAGTGCTGCGTCCGCCTCCGCGCGGCCGACGACTACTACCAGGTGTTCCCCGTCGAGGCGCTGAAGCGGGGCTACCTCGTCTACGGCATGAACGGCGAGGCGCTCCCGCGCGCCCACGGCTACCCCGTCCGGACGCTCATCCCCGGACACTGGGGCGAGATAAACGTCAAGTGGCTCACCGAGATGGAGATACTGGAACAGGACGCGGAGGGCTACTGGGAGAAGCGCGGCTGGCACGGTACCGGTCCCGTCACCACCGTCGCGAAGTTCCACGTCGTCAACCGCCTCGACGACGGCCGTGTCCAGGTCGCGGGCCACGCCTACGCCGGCACGCGCGGCATCAGCCGCGTCGAGGTGTCGACCGACGGCGGCGAGAGCTGGGCCGACGCGACCCTCTCCGAGGAACTGCCCGGCGAGGACGTCTGGCGCCAGTGGGCCTACGAGTACGACGCGCCGGGTGAAGAGCACGACGTGGTCGTCCGCGCCTACGAGGGCGACGGGACGCGCCAGCCGCGCGAGCGTCGCGAGGCCTTCCCCCGTGGCGCGACCGGGTGGGTGACGCGGACCGTCTCGCCGGAGTGA
- a CDS encoding DUF7503 family protein: protein MSDSALTQYLAENPKMTGAVFTLLLLLTQAGNAAAAVGQTISGP, encoded by the coding sequence ATGTCCGACAGCGCACTCACGCAGTACCTGGCTGAGAACCCGAAGATGACCGGCGCCGTGTTCACGCTCCTGTTGCTGCTCACGCAGGCGGGGAACGCTGCGGCGGCAGTGGGCCAGACCATCTCCGGTCCGTGA
- a CDS encoding DUF7504 family protein, producing MDTGTARGGNLDGDGIAAELAELKREGCHLLVTGVVSDAVRARQTRNLFGSPRERRRRILALVSTDLAGAKTYLPGDIDVDDEDVALLDFSTTVRSTVGTETSGPSWTTGPASPAAPGDGLVALRGALERELVDAVSTTERTPGRIRVGVLTLGVLLDEYGLDRTRGFVTSLGRAVRTAGGMGHCHLPLAPDATETEALVSAFDARIDLRHRDGRPPEQRWHLTESDSTTDWMLL from the coding sequence ATGGACACCGGTACCGCTCGCGGAGGGAACCTCGACGGGGACGGCATCGCCGCCGAGTTGGCCGAATTGAAACGCGAGGGGTGCCACCTCCTCGTGACCGGCGTGGTGAGCGACGCGGTGCGCGCGCGCCAGACGCGGAACCTGTTCGGGTCGCCACGCGAGCGACGGCGACGTATCCTCGCGCTGGTCAGCACCGACCTCGCCGGCGCGAAGACCTACCTCCCGGGAGACATCGACGTGGACGACGAGGACGTCGCCCTGCTCGACTTCTCGACGACGGTCCGCTCCACGGTCGGAACCGAGACGTCGGGTCCGTCGTGGACGACGGGGCCGGCGTCACCGGCGGCCCCCGGCGACGGCCTCGTGGCACTCCGCGGGGCGCTCGAACGCGAACTCGTCGACGCGGTGTCGACGACCGAACGAACGCCGGGACGCATCCGCGTCGGGGTCCTTACCCTGGGGGTGCTACTCGACGAGTACGGCCTCGACCGGACTCGCGGGTTCGTGACGTCTCTCGGGCGCGCCGTCCGGACCGCGGGCGGGATGGGCCACTGCCACCTCCCGCTCGCGCCGGACGCCACCGAGACCGAGGCGCTCGTCTCCGCGTTCGACGCCCGGATCGACCTCAGACACCGCGACGGCCGACCGCCGGAACAGCGCTGGCACCTGACGGAGTCGGACAGCACCACCGACTGGATGCTCCTCTGA
- a CDS encoding DUF7543 family protein, which yields MDWNEEREGGTTRFTRSDGTVVVSVRETADTRWAVTLDRLEQAPEGPAYERETVATREAALEVAARWRSAHEP from the coding sequence ATGGACTGGAACGAGGAGCGAGAGGGGGGGACGACCCGGTTCACGCGGAGCGACGGGACCGTCGTCGTCTCGGTGCGCGAGACGGCGGACACGCGGTGGGCGGTGACGCTCGACCGCCTGGAACAGGCACCCGAGGGACCGGCCTACGAGCGCGAGACGGTGGCCACCCGCGAGGCCGCACTGGAGGTGGCCGCCCGCTGGCGGTCGGCCCACGAGCCGTGA